AGCGCCGGCAACGATGGCGAGGGCGCCCTGAAGAGCGTCGAGCGGATCGCCTTGGGCTATAAGTTTAAAAAGGTTCACGAACCGGTTATAGCGGCGGGGCCCCTTACCGAAGAGATCCTGGAAAAATGCCGCAACCTGGGAGGCGTGCTGGCCGGCGGCTGTCAGATGGGAATTTTCTGAGCAGGCTCCAGGAACATTAGACAAGGAATATCAAGGAAAGCAGGCATTATCAAGCGATTGCATGATTGTTGCGTTGGAAGGGGGAAAGCGAAAGACTTGGAAATTGCTGGTGATTGCCACGTATGATAATCAGGGAAAATGGCGCGAGCTGTTGCGCTTATAGTTCGTATTTGTACGAATTGGTAATTAGAAGTTAATATATGTCTTTTTCCTCTTGTAATTTTCTCCTCCATCACTTATACAGATCGCCTGTTTTTGAGAAGCGCCCCTCCGGGGGAATGTTTCCAATAGATGCACTGGGCGAATGGATAAGCGCGGGAGAACTTTATTATGGAGGAGAAAAAAATGAAACAAAGATTAAAAAGCGGTTGGATGGGAGCGATTGTCGCTCTCGCATTGATAACAGTTATGGCGCTGCCTTCCTTCGCGGCGGGCCCGGCGCAGAGGAACATAATCCTGGCCACGACAACCAGCACGCAGGATTCGGGGCTCTTGGACGTCCTGATCCCGGTCTTTGAAAAGAAGACCGGTTATTTTGTCAAGACAATCGCCGTTGGTTCCGGTCAGGCGATGGCGATGGGGCAAAAGGGCGAGGCGGATGTGCTATTGGTGCATTCGCCCGAGGCGGAGAAAAAGTTCATGGCGGAGGGATACGGGGTGAACCGCCTGATCGTGATGCACAACGATTTCGTTGTAGTGGGCGCGCCTGCCGATCCGGCCGGGATCAAAGGGGCAAAAAGCACGCCGGAGGCCTTCGGTAAAATTGCTGCCGCGGGCTCATTGTTCCTGTCGCGGTCGGACAATTCCGGCACCCATGCCAAGGAAAAGGGCGTCTGGAAGGCCGCGGGGATCAACCCCGAGGGGCAGAAATTCTATCAGCAAACCGGCCTGGGCATGGGGCAGACGCTGAACGTCGCGGCCGAGAAGAAGGGATATACACTGGCCGACCGGGGAACCTACCTTTCCATGAAAAAGAATCTGGGCCTGGATATCCTGAAGGAGGGCGACCCGATCCTGCTTAACGTCTATCATGTGATTCAGGTCAATCCGGCGAAATGGCCGAAAGTAAATACCGAAGGCGCGAAGGCCTTTTCCGACTTCATGGTCTCCGCAGAAACTCAGGGAATCATCAAGACCTTCGGCATCGCCAAATTTGGAGGGGCGCTCTTCTTTCCCGATGCGGGCAAGAAGGAATAGCGGAAACGGGGCAATATGGAACTGATTATTGAGGGGTTCAGGCAGGCCCTTTATCTGATCTTTACGCTGGATCGGGAAGTCATCGGGATCACGCTGCTGTCGCTCAAGGTTTCGGGAAGCGCGACCGTGCTCAGCATGGTCGGCGGCATCTTTGTCGGCACAACTGTCGCGCTTGCCCGCTTTCCGGGAAGGCAGTTGGTCGTGAGCCTGATCAACACCGGGATGGGACTCCCGCCGGTCGTCGTCGGTCTCTTCGTGACGATTTTCCTCTGGCGCAACGGTCCTTTAGGTTATCTGGATATCCTCTATACGCCGACTGCGATCATCCTGGCCCAGACCGTCATTGCCGCCCCGATCGTCACGGGCATAACGCTCGCGGCCATCCAGAACCTGCCTCCCAATCTTCGCCTCCAGATCCTCGCCCTGGGCGCCACGCGCCTCCAGATGGTCTGGCTGCTGGTGAAGGAGGCGCGCCTGCCGCTTTTGGCCGCCGTGATGGCCGGCTTCGGCGGCGTCATTTCGGAGGTTGGCGCCTCCATCATGGTCGGCGGGAACATCAAGGGCTACTCCCGTGTCCTGACGACAGCGACGGTGATGGAGACGAGCCGGGGGAATTTCGAAATCGCCATCGCCCTTTCGGTAATTCTGATGCTGCTCTCCTTTCTTGTGAACGCGCTCCTCACGAGGATTCAGCAGCGGGAGAGACCCCGATGAGTCACGCGGGCGAGCCGGAGGTTTTACTCAAGGCCGAGAATTTGCTGGTGCGCCGGGGCGGGGCGACCGTGCTCGACATTCCCGAACTGAACGTTTTGCCGGGACAGTTCCTTGTTCTGATCGGGCCGAACGGCGCGGGGAAATCGACGCTGTTGTTGACCCTGGCCGGTCTGCTTGCCCCGGTCCGGGGAAAGCTGCTGTTTCGCGGCGCCGGTATTGGCGCAAGGGGTT
Above is a genomic segment from Syntrophobacterales bacterium containing:
- a CDS encoding ABC transporter permease; the protein is MELIIEGFRQALYLIFTLDREVIGITLLSLKVSGSATVLSMVGGIFVGTTVALARFPGRQLVVSLINTGMGLPPVVVGLFVTIFLWRNGPLGYLDILYTPTAIILAQTVIAAPIVTGITLAAIQNLPPNLRLQILALGATRLQMVWLLVKEARLPLLAAVMAGFGGVISEVGASIMVGGNIKGYSRVLTTATVMETSRGNFEIAIALSVILMLLSFLVNALLTRIQQRERPR
- a CDS encoding substrate-binding domain-containing protein encodes the protein MKQRLKSGWMGAIVALALITVMALPSFAAGPAQRNIILATTTSTQDSGLLDVLIPVFEKKTGYFVKTIAVGSGQAMAMGQKGEADVLLVHSPEAEKKFMAEGYGVNRLIVMHNDFVVVGAPADPAGIKGAKSTPEAFGKIAAAGSLFLSRSDNSGTHAKEKGVWKAAGINPEGQKFYQQTGLGMGQTLNVAAEKKGYTLADRGTYLSMKKNLGLDILKEGDPILLNVYHVIQVNPAKWPKVNTEGAKAFSDFMVSAETQGIIKTFGIAKFGGALFFPDAGKKE